ctccccagcagtcagctccccctgctgttcataaggtgcctctgcacccctttcgtttcagaccctcccaccaacctttgggccacgcctcctcatttacattgacatgtgtcaagtccaaatgaaaagccaatgttaaatggaaattcaaaagccaaatattaaatccaaatgaaaatccaatgttaaattgaaatcgaaaagccaaatattaaatccaaattaaaagccaatgttaaattgaaattcaaaagccaaatggaaaatttaaaaaaataataatatttttaatttgatcaatggaaaattaaaaaaaaataataatatttttaatttgatctcgcttcgttttctctttggactttcaatttctctttggactttcaatttgaattatgaataaatatttcctccatatagTCGCTCGTCACTCGTCACTGTTTAAATATGTGTATAACCCAcatgcagaaaataaataaattaaaatgactgAATATAGAGATACGAGGTTTCTGGCTGACAGCGACGCTATGAAAATTGTTATATCGTATATACTGTTAGAATGTATGTTAAAATCACGTTGTTTTGCCctggaaacatttatttaaaggtCGACAAAGTAAAGTAATAAAGATAAAGATTGCATCATCTACCttcttttaaaagtaaactgtaATTAGAAGAGTTTTTTGAAAGTTGAATTATTTTCCAGCTGGCTTTAGGATGCCAGTCTTGGTAGATTATCCCTACAGTCGAATCATGTAATTTGCTCATGCAGTTGGTGTCATCAGAATTTTTGAGGACCGGTGTGCTCTCCATAGCTTGATTTACATACATTTCTGAAAAAGGACTATTAGACTCTGATCTCAAGCAGCTGAGTCACAAAGAAAGAGAGCAAACTGTCCTTCGCAGCACAATCTTAAGGAATCTGGCCCTGGATGCTGACCAGTTCGAGACACGCAGTTcaccctgacctctgaccctctACGAGAGAGCTTCTCTCCGGGGATAACGAAGGATCAGAACATTATTATTACAGGGACCTTTGACCCTAAGAATTTATACACTGCCATGTAGAAAGTGATTTTCCCCCCCCTCATTATATCTTTTCCTAATGCTCACTCTATGTTGTTGTCTCTTGCTGTTTGTCTCTGCCCCTGTCTTCAGGACCCCACCAATGGCTACTACAACGTGCGAGCCTCCACCCACGATGAAGGCCGCCCTGCCTCCCGCTCCACCTTGCACTACTCTGACTACCGCTCCCCTGCAGGAACACCAGGGGGAGCTGCTTCTATCAGCAGCAGTGCCGGAGGCTCCGGAGCCACGGCCAGCGGAGGAGCCCCTTGTCCCCCTGGCCCCCTCACCTCCCCTGGCCGCCCCCAGGCCTGCTATGACCCCCGGCCCCCGTCCAGACTGTCCCACATCAGCTACGCCCAGTTCAACACCTTCACCCGTGCAGGCCAAAGCCAGCAGCCTCCGCCTAACCCCGCACCCATGGCCAGCGACTTCCAAGGAGACTGCAGCCTCCTGGACTCCACTTCCCAGCTGGCCTACGACAACTATGGGTACCCCTCGCATTACCAGACCTACCGCCTGGGTTTTGCCCCATCAAGTCTGGCCCCGCTGGAGGCCTGTCCATCCTATGAAATGTACGGGGTGGGATCTGGGGTGGGACCCGGGGTGGGACCTGGGGTGGGACCCGGGGTGGGATCCGGGGTCGGGGGCCCTGGGGTCGGCGTGGGTCCCGGGGGTCCTGCTCCCTCGGGATCAGAGACTGGACTTGGGAAATACGGCAGCTCCACTCGCTTCTCCTACACCTCGCAACACTCTGACTACTCCCACAGccgacacacacagaggatgcAGACTCACGTTTGAGACAGAGAGACGCATAACCACCTCACAGTCTTAGCAGAGCATGAGGAAGCATCTTATAAATAGTGTCAcatcggaaaaaaaaaaaaacacacacacacacacacaatcatagaCTTACACgcacacattttcacacagtaccacaaacacagactacagaactacagaaaaaaaaaaataatcacacagacacatgcacagagTCAGAAGACCATGCCCATGAGACAGGGAGCTtatgagaaacagagagaggaaaagagatgaTGGGAAGAGAGGAGTTTTAGTGAGACAGGGAAGGGAAATTCCACGCAATTTTGAATTCCCTCACTCCCGATGTGTTCGTATATATCTGAGCTCTGAAAGAGCGAACGGCGCAAGTCACAATCAAGACTGGGAAAGAGAGCAAGAACCAGAGAGAGGACGCGAGATCACAGATCTTTGGAGCCCTATAGCTTTTGCTATGAACTGACTTTGTAAATGATGAGAGAGAACGTCTTTAGGCAAAATAGACTGACTGTCAAATATGGTACACGCTGGTGGAGAAAAACCTCATCCAATGGAAGTCATTTCTGgccgccatttttaaattgttttttttttttcatttttaattgttgCTGGTTGTCTTATTCAACAATcattgagcacacacacacacacacatatatatatatatatatatatatatatatatatatatatatatatatataaaatatcccAGAATGCCCTTCTGTGCAGTGGTACATGCCACCATGCCTGTTAGGAGGCATTTGGGAGTGTGTTGGGGCTGGGGTGGGGTTGGGGTTGTCATCATTTTGCACTGCATCTACAGTATTCATGCTTAGACGTCCCTTAAATATATCTGTGTAATGTCTTCTTTTTATTTGCACACCACTCTAGAGCtttgtattctattttttaacattacagAATTATTTTTGTCTATGTAAAACATGTAACGTGTATGTATGGACCAAAAGTTTGAACGTGAGCCCACTTCACTTGGGCGTTTGCCTGGGTGATTCCACTGAGACAGGGGGAAGAGTTGTGCCAACAGCAGAGCCTGAAATTcaggacgttttttttttttttaacgtcagAAGGGTATATCAGTGTATAAAAGAAACCTAGTGCCAAGTGTTTATGTTGTTCTTCACCTTAGACCATGTATATGCAGTAGATGCTCCTTCTATTGGTGACTGTTGCTTTACAAACCAGGCTTGGGGCCTTGAGTCATTCCCAGACATTTTTCGTAGGCTGGAGCCTTTTTCTCGTGGAGTTCCCAACTACAAGCTTggtgcagacagagagaaaaacacagaggttgggtttagaaCTGAGTGGCCTTATAGGGGAACATGTCATACATCTCCATTTTGAATCATTCCTCATCGTCTGTCTGCCAAAACGGCCGGAGGAGAATGTGTATGGAGAGGTTCAATGAAGGCTTGTCCACAATATTGACATATAGTAGTGTATGACtgtgagtgtgtgggtgtgcgagtgtgtgtgtgtgtgtgtgtgtgtgagagagagagagagagagagatcaagaAGGAGTGTGTGGGCATTGGCACACACATCGATTTGTACAGTGTGTTTGTATAGATGTGTGAATGACTGCGTGTGTATGGGAAGCATACTGTAAACACGTAGCGCCTGACTCGAGTGCGCGCGCGACTATTGTATGCATGTCcgtgtgtatacagtatgtgtgtgtgtgtgcgtgtgtgtgtgtgtgtgtgtgcgcgtgtgcatgtgtgtgtgtgcgggtgtgtGTTTCAGTATATGTCCATATCATTTCTCTCACAATCCTGTTACAGTACTTTTATACCTCTGGTAGGACTGTATCCTGTATTATTGTGTCTTTGAATCTAGAAAAATCCAATGTTTATCTTATTGTACTGTTCTTCGTAGCAGAGACAACTGTTCAAAAAGATGTACAACGAACGTTATCAAACtctcattttttaatttcattatcttcaatattttttaaaaatggtaTGTAATTATTTTTCCACAGTATTACATAAATAAAAGCACTGTTTTTTATATAAAGAAGAAGAGTGTGTCGTCTTTGGGCGGATGGGTtaaacagtatacagtatagggTTTATTAAAAGAATAATATCACTTTCAAATATACCTTTTTTGATTTCCCATGTTTCTTCATGAAAATTTCACAGCATGGGCTCTGAATAGTAAGCAATACAAACTAATATCAGGTATATGAGTGcagggtattttttttttttgagtgttAATCAATCAGAACAGAACTAACAGCATTGTTGTGGTACAATAATATGTGTAAAGTCCCATACATACACTTGGAAtcaaaataagtaataatagtgaaaaaataacaaaaataaattaaaaagagaATGAGACCAGCAACCACGGTGGTATATCTCTTATCATTACTATATATCAGCAATACCATAGGCAAAAAAGTGATCCCATGACCTCTTAAATCCttcattttcattattaattctGGACAGCATGTGTTCATATGATGCAATTTCTGGCATAAATTCTAGCCTTTGTTTAAATTCTGGGGGCGAAGGTACTTTTCCACACTCGTAGGATCACTCGAATGGCCGTTACAACCCCAACTTTTATTACTGCCAAATCATATTTTGAAACTTCGAACTATTCTGCTTGGTCCCCTAACAGGCACAACCTCTGTGTTTTAGGTATAATAAAACCTAGGCCTTCCCCTATGCGTTCTACAACTTCTTCCCAAAAGGGGTTTACCAATTTACATTCCCAGAGTGCATGTAAAAatgttcctgtctctgtctggcaCTTCCAGCAGAGGTCATTGGGCATTATTCCCATCCTATAAAGATTAGCAGGAGTAAAGTAGAACCTGTGTAAAACTTATTGTATTGAGTAAACTTTCCTCTGGCTTCCTTTATATACGTCCCTGAGTCTGACAGGATTTTTAGCCAGTTTTCATCACATATTTCACACTCTTAAGTCTTTCTGCCAGATGATATCCAGATTTTCACACGCACCTTTTTGTAACCCATTAAAGATCTCGTAAAACTGGGATGCCCTGTGTGTTATATTTGGTAGTTCCATAAATTCTATTACTGGGTTTCTACCCTGAGTAAATTTGCCTTTGGTGATACAATCTCTGATTTGCAGATATTTCCAGAAATTACCCTTATACACCAAGTTATACTTTTGTATACCAGATCAGAAAAGGTCATAAATCTTCCTTCTGAATACAAGTCGCTTATCTTATAAATTCCTTGTACATGCCATTGATCCCAGTAAACAGACCTTTTCCCAATTCGTATATCCGTATATATTATGATATAGATGTGCATATGATTGTCTTGAGTGTGATATCCACATAACTTGTGTGCTTCTCTCCAGACTGATTTCGAATGAACCAGAACTGGGTTTGAAGAATATCCATGTCCGTTAGTCTTTGGTCCATGTGAGAGAATATCCAAAGGTGTGAAGCAGCCAGCCATTTCTTTTTCAATACTGATCCAGCTGAGTTCATTGTCCTGTCTCCTCCAGTGTTCACTCAGTCTGGACATTTCAAATGCTAGGTTGTATAGCTTTACATTGGGAAGGCCTAATCCCCCTGTGTCTCTTGATGTCCTCATTTTCTTAATATTAATTCTTGGTCTTTTCCCATCCCAAAGAAATTCCCTGACCATCTTATTATAGACATATTATTATACATATTATCAAATTGTTTAAACAATGGTAATGATATGTCCAAAGGCAGCATCATGGAGACATAATTGAACTGTGGGGCAATCACCATTTTTATCACGTTTACTTCCCCCCACAAAGTGGTGGGTATTTTAAAGATAAAAGTTGTGATCCACCCTTTAATCAAGATAATAATATTACATAtaatgatatgtgtgtgtgtgtgtgtgtgtgtgtgtgtgtgtgtgtcatgctgCCACCCCATATAAAGGGAAAATGATGTTGCTTGGCACTGGAAAACTTTCAACAGTGAAGCAGGTTTGATAGGCAGCAGTAAGCGCAGACAAAGTTATTCCTACACTTTTCATATACGTTTACATACATAATTTATGTATATTTGATATACTTAAAACTGATttcgaaagaaaaaaaaaaactgcacattAACAGCAATAACAAGTAGGCTACTTTATGTATGGGGATCatggactgtataaaatagATGGGGATACATCACACCGATAGGTGGCAGACACAGTCACACGTTATACACCTAATGCGCCTCCAGAACAACAAAAGAAGATACTTCCAACGTCATTGGCCAGTCTAGCAGCCAAGATGGCAGCGACGGTGTTGAGGTCGCTTACCAAATTAGGACGTCCTTCAACAaaattaatattaaataataatttgctGAGCCCTGGTTGTGCTATCGTGCAAAACAGGTAAGATAACAAAAAATACAACACCTGACGCTTCGTGTGGCCATTGTATTGCCAGCCGTCTTGGCTTGAGCTCCACATAAATATGCACACTgaaaggctaatgttagcataatGCTAAATAAGCCGACTTTTCTCTTCAAAGTAATTCGAGTCGCATGATacaagttttacattttttctaAATGGAAAACGTCTGAACAAAGCATGCATATAAGTCATAGCGCAATGTCATCCTCGTCGCAGTGTAGGTTAACTTCCCTGCTGTCTAGTCGtaacctagctagctaagctGTCACGGTTAGCTGTCTGATTAGCTAACGCGTGTCAGTGTTTACCACACTGGTTCTAACGTTATGCATCTTTTATGCTCTGTAAGGTCAAAGTATATCCCATGTTTGACAAGAATTGTAAACAAAACTGGTCAGTTTCGGGTTATAGGGTGGTAAATTAAACCACAGATCAGTTAACAATGTTGAAGAGTAAACGGTGTCTGTTTGGAACCGTTGTAGCAAAAATTAAGACCCTTATCGTTAATGCAAGGGGCACATAAGTAAAGGAAAccggtatacgtgcagtttagtgtcccaaattccccatacgatgtccttaattaattataaacctgctaaaccacctgtgctaccctaaccctacccctaaccttaaccctaaccttaacctgtctcaaataagaccctcatcatttgggacactcagtttttggaaaataatttgggacactaaactgcacgtataccctAAATGTGTTGATTATGTAGCTAGTACCAAAGTCAAGGGGACTTGGAAATATAGGTTTGTTATTGACATATCCTGATACTGTTGGAGGTCTactgatgaataaataaatgctgaTAAATGTAGCCATGTATTGATGATGCAACAATTTGCATTAATAAACCCACTTTGGTAAACTAGCAGGATCCATATCTTTGCGTGTCTCCCTCATCAGCCAATATGATTAGGCCTATCAGTTGGCAAGCACAGTGTAGCCCAGATCAGCACCCTTTTCGAAACAACAGGCCAAACAAATTGTGACTAAAACCTCTGTGTCAACATGGCTAATGCACCTacctaatgtttttttgttgttgttgcatctCTTCAATTGTCTGCACTGGCTCAGAACTGAAGGCTTACTAACACAACCTTACCTCATGTTAAGaatattttcaatgttttcaCAGGCAGAAACAATGGCAGCCAGATGTGGAGTGGACAGAACAGTTTGCCGGGGCAGTGATGTACCCCACTGCCATTAATGAGAAATGGACCCCACCCCCATGGAatggtaccacacacacacacacacacacacacacacacacacacacacacacacacacacacacacagtcccactGTTAGGGCTACTATTTAAAGGATACTTGTTCCCTACTAACTACTTATTTTTAAGgcttcatttattttaatgaacaAGGCAAATGGAAAATGTTGCCCAGACAGTGTGAAAGCTGACAACCTTCTAATATGTTTATGAAATACAACATATCAAACTTTTTAAGGGATAGAATGATAAAGTCCTTGACTTATTTCCAGTGTTTTCCCTGCTGTTGTCAGTCCACCAAACATTATTAAGACGGAGACAGTCCTTCAGTGTCTGTGTGACAAAACTGTTGACATATACACAGTGCACTGATTTTAATACTTGGCTGTTTGCTAATACATTCAGAATCAAAACAGGTTTTAATGCCACAATAATTTCCCTCggtgaaaggtgcatacataaacaaacacattaaacattagtataaaataaacaatatagaAAAACTAACATATACATACAAAGTCACTATTGCATAAGAAAaaaggctgaatgggttgagtgcaaaatttgcaaagaatatatagtatatgcAGCTTTTTCTATTGCTTTATGACTAGTGAGCCGTTTTATGGACATTTTTGAAACCATTTTCTTTCTACTATAGCtcctacatgaaactgctcacaaccaggCGTGTTGATTATTTTGAGGAACCAGGCCATGATTTCTGGGAAGAGACATTGGTGttgagattttcaaatgtattttctgGCGCTTTGAACGCCATAAGTCGATtgccatctagttccattatattggGGAGAAGGCGGTCATCTCCACGGCCGATATCTCGCAACACTGGGCCgctcacaccaaaacaatccAGATTGATAAATATCACTGCAGGTATgaggaaaaatatgtatttttgagtTTGGGGTGAACTATCCCTTGAAACCTACATTGTTCCAAATGACATCTACTTTATAGGGTCTGGCCTGAGGTGCCAGAATAGGGCCCAAATAAGCATGACACATTTATAGTTCAAagtgtaaatgttttttcctcacAAAACGTGATCAGTTTCAATGGTTGGCTGTAAGAAAAGCTGCAAttcttgcttttttttgttcttatttGGATTAGAAAATCAGacccagtatttttttttaacttaatgaTTTCATTTGCCTTATCCCTGccttgtattgtttttttctctttgcagACAAAGATGCTCCTGCAGAGAAGGATGTGTCCAACCTGACCATCAACTTTGGTCCCCAGCATCCTGCCGCTCACGGTGTGCTGCGTCTGGTCCTGGAGCTCAGCGGAGAGTCAGTCAAGAAATGCGACCCCCACATCGGCCTGCTTCACCGTGGCACAGAGAAGCTCATTGAGTACAAGACCTACCTGCAGGTACTAAAGGCCGTACTCAAACCAGTATCTGTAAATAGTCTTTCTGTGTTCTCCAACTCATATTTATTAGCTAGTGGTTTGAATAGCTCATACTGTATGCATGTTTTTGATGGTTGTAGAATCAGGGGTGCTCGTCTTGGTTTTACCCAGGCTGAGAAACGGCAGTTGCGGTGGATTCAAAGAACAGAACCGTAAATTGCAACACAGCTTATTGCAAaatcctgttttattgtgttcagCGCAACGACATACTGTGGAGAATGAGCTGGATTTACGGTGTAAAAAGTAGACGATGCAAGAGCAAATGACCAACCGCACTTTATCACTTGAAAACGACGAAATGAAATCAACAGACTTGATCAAAGCTGAAGAGGACCTTTATCATGTGTCATGTGTTGCATAACTCTTGGAAGTCCCTCACCCAGTGCGCTTTACTTTTTACTTCCTCTTCTTTTAATGTTACAGGCTCTGCCCTACTTTGACCGTCTGGATTATGTCTCCATGATGTGTAACGAGCAGGCCTACTCTCTGGCTGTGGAGAAGCTGCTCAACATCCAAGCTCCACCCCGTGCACAGTGGATCAGAGGTACAGGCTGGAAATGGTTAGGTGTCTGCACACTGCAAATTATTAATATTtcaatcaacacacacacacacacacacacacacacacacacacacacacacacacacacacacacacttacacacttacacactttattgtttatttttaaagattatttttggggcattttaggcctttgattccacaggacagatgaagacatgacaggggagagagaggggggaatgacatgcagtaaagggccgcaggtcggagtcgaacccgcggccgctgcgtcgaggagtaaacctctatatatgtgcgcctgctctaccaactgagccaacccggccacactcTCACACTTTATTGTTAATTATTAGCAGTGAAGCTGGCCCCCCATGTCAtccaaaaatgatttaaaaatgtaaaatatgccCATTTAAATATACCAGGATGCAATGTGATATTAAATTGCTTTTCTTGTCCAACAACCAGTCCAAAACCTAAAGACctaaagatatatatatttttttttaaatctttacatCCATTAGTTTGTCAATAGACTCATCAACTTTGAATGGTTGGTTGTGTTCTGTGTTGTGCTTGCAGTTCTGTACGGAGAGATGACTCGCATCCTTAACCACATCATGGGCGTCACCACGCACGCCCTCGACATTGGTGCCATGACCCCCTTCTTCTGGATGttcgaggagagagagaaggtcaGAATCTGTCTGTCCTGGATTGTTTTTAAAACTTTGTTTGTCTGGGGAAGGTGCTGTTGTCAGACCTCTCAGTTCTCACAGTTCCTTAGCAACAGTCTTAACGTTTGCTGACTACTCCTAAAAGGATGAACAGCATGAGAGTGCCATTCATGACCCTAACGTTCCTCAAAAGAAGTTATCGAGTTACTAAAAATCATGCAACTCTATGGGAGTAAACGGAACCTTTGTGACCCCAAAAAGAAGAGACATGACTTTGTGAACTAGCTGCAGACAGTAACTTGAGATAAGTGGCCTTTTTAGATCTGTGGCCTACCATATAGTGGTTGCATGAGAGTTTGGAGATTTTATTTTTCCGATTAGATGCCCAGTCTTACTCTTAACTGTGCCTTTTGTTTCCTCTCAGATGTTTGAGTTTTATGAGCGAGTGTCCGGAGCCAGAATGCACGCTGCATACGTCAGACCTGGTGGTGTGCATCAGGTAGGGGAACTCATTAAATaatagtgtttgtttttttttataacaaaatAAGGATCTCCTTGGGGAAAATTGTGTTATTTCAACAGCTGCAAAGAGCAACGTCAAAGATGTATCAAGCAAATAACCTGTAGATCAGATTAGGATAAATGAGCGTGATCAGTGAAGTGCTAATGATCTTACATGTGTTTCAGGATTTGCCAGTTGGCCTGATGGATGACATCTATGAGTGGTGCAAGAATTTCTCCATTAGAATCGATGAAGTAGAAGAGGTAAACAactttagggccctattttaactaactaagcacacggcgtgaagcgcctggtgcaggtgcgtttagggcgtgtccaaatccacttttgctagacggcggaaaaaaaagggtccgtgcgccgggcgcatggttcaaaagggttgtacttagtgtcttcattaatcagaggtgtgttttgggcgtaacatgcaataaaccaatcagagatcatctcccattccctttaaaagccaggcgcgtttggaccttggagcattgctattatgatggcggatttgcaccataatatttttctttgtaatcttttgcatgtttgggtgctgctgtgcgtccctatgtgtgtaacaagcatagtgtgtgtgcactgtgcataagcctaggcacattttactaattcacttttaaaataacaatgaaatgctgcgctattgactttagaccaggtttttgttggtcagtggcgcgatcacttcccgctgcctcaagatagcaatacgcccagaatgcacctgaacacacctccctgtaagaccagactGTGTTGGTtgtaaactagcaaagacacttgcgtcaggctttgcgttgcgccgggtgcaagaggCCCCTAATCTTTTAAATCTCCACAAGCTCTTAACATGATAAGGATGTGGTGAAGATCTGTCATCTATCAGTGAATCTGTTGGTTTTCTGCTGCAGATGTTAACCAACAATCGCATCTGGAAGAATCGTACTGTAGACATCGGGGTGATATCCGCCGAGGATGCCCTGAACTATGGCTTCAGGTAACCCACTAATGAATGTGAAAATACCTCTTCCCTTTCCGTCAGTTGCAGTTCATGAAATGCACAAATATTTGAGTTAGTTTGATTAGCAGAAATGTGCATAGAGTGTGATATTTATCACCTCTCTCTTCGCCCCTCCACCAGTGGAGTGATGCTGCGAGGGTCCGGCATCAAGTGGGACCTGAGAAAGTCTCAGCCTTACGACAAGTATGACGAAGTGGAGTTTGACATCCCCATTGGAAGCAAAGGAGACTGCTATGACAGGTAAAAGATTAGCAAATGGCTGTAGATATTATTTAACAGTGTCTTTAGTTCAATGTTCTTGTCCCTTTTTTCTGTCAAGTCAGGGGCTCGTTTCACCAAATGTGCAGCATGCAagctaggcctgcacgatattcagtccctccagaaaaacgtgattatgcgatcggataattcaatgcataatcagccaaatttgccgcataaattgcagatttccgtgcaaaatattcgggggcttgcatgatttcataattcccgcattttcgttgcaaaaaactCACATATATCTTCGcagaatgttgaaaaatgttgcatttacctcacacaagagcagccatttcccctgttgccatgggaacattatgaagtgacgttatgaagtgacgtaattacgcgacgtgaacatcatcgaaaagctgcaaaccccgcgatgaagccatgatgaaaccgcagtttttgcaagttcccacaatttcatcgcataaaattgcccGCAACAGTCGCAAAAAAAACTCTTGGAAGGACtgatattggaaaaaactgacattgcaacatttttttcctgcaatatatattgcgatatgaaaaaagactaatttttacaagatgacataaatagctctatttggaaataataaaCCATTCTCGACTACTGGGATGATTTTAAAATGGAGGTCATCTACataggaaataaaaataaaaaaggaacttTTCTAATGTGAACCATCAATAAACCATTCTTTGTTGAACGCTttacaaacaccaaagcaaTCAAGTGctgtgactactcttctgaagtgattttgtAGAGGGAAGTCAGTATAAcacactggttgactgacatgacaccattgtattcatatctactatcaatccaggctaaagtcaatgatattaataatgcatgcacGTTGCTTCCTCTAAGTTTCAGGTTGTGGTCGTCGACTAGCAGGGCCTGCCTGTGCATGCAGAGGTTGGTTGTAACTAGCTATTTttaattgtgtgtctgtgtgtgtctgtgtctgtgtgtctgtgtgttccaggTATCTGTGCAGAGTGGAGGAGATGAGGCAGTCCCTGAGGATCATGCACCAGGCGCTCAACAAGATGCCAGAAGGAGAGATTAAGGTGGATGATGCCAAGATTGCCCCGCCCAAGAGGTCTGAGATGAAGGTGAGCTGagagcgccccccccccccccaccccaccctgcATGCTGTGAGATGTGTCTTGAAAATgttgcaccttttttttttcctttctggaTTTCCCCCTGTGCTTCATCACTTCTGTGTGTTGATTACATTTCAGTGCTGTTACTAATGTGTCTTCACACTACCCTCTTTGCAGAATTAGGCCATTCTGCTGTAAAGTGCACTTTTAACTTGGCTGCCCCTGTTCATCTCAGTGTTGGAACGTTCAGTGCCTTTTTACGTCTCAATCAGATTGAACTCCCTCGAACGTTTGTTGTGTCATTTTCAAAACAGCTGCTGAGATGACATGTTCAATGTGCTCCTTGTCCTAGACGTCCATGGAGTCTCTGATCCACCACTTTAAACTGTACACAGAGGGCTACCAGGTCCCCCCCGGGTCCACGTACACAGCTGTGGAGGCACCCAAGGTGAGACCTcatcatatttctgtata
The sequence above is drawn from the Sander lucioperca isolate FBNREF2018 chromosome 17, SLUC_FBN_1.2, whole genome shotgun sequence genome and encodes:
- the ndufs2 gene encoding NADH dehydrogenase [ubiquinone] iron-sulfur protein 2, mitochondrial — its product is MAATVLRSLTKLGRPSTKLILNNNLLSPGCAIVQNRQKQWQPDVEWTEQFAGAVMYPTAINEKWTPPPWNDKDAPAEKDVSNLTINFGPQHPAAHGVLRLVLELSGESVKKCDPHIGLLHRGTEKLIEYKTYLQALPYFDRLDYVSMMCNEQAYSLAVEKLLNIQAPPRAQWIRVLYGEMTRILNHIMGVTTHALDIGAMTPFFWMFEEREKMFEFYERVSGARMHAAYVRPGGVHQDLPVGLMDDIYEWCKNFSIRIDEVEEMLTNNRIWKNRTVDIGVISAEDALNYGFSGVMLRGSGIKWDLRKSQPYDKYDEVEFDIPIGSKGDCYDRYLCRVEEMRQSLRIMHQALNKMPEGEIKVDDAKIAPPKRSEMKTSMESLIHHFKLYTEGYQVPPGSTYTAVEAPKGEFGVYLVSDGSSRPYRCKIKAPGFTHLAGLDKMSKGHMLADVVAIIGTQDIVFGEVDR